Proteins encoded in a region of the Anopheles aquasalis chromosome 2, idAnoAquaMG_Q_19, whole genome shotgun sequence genome:
- the LOC126576918 gene encoding turripeptide Pal9.2-like produces the protein MRTQAMIFSIVLVLGLLLWSPCEADIYFEMATCACNLLYQPVCASNNETYSNECVLKCATETPTGRRIGLHKIKDGHCNEEF, from the coding sequence ATGAGAACGCAAGCGATGATCTTCTCGATCGTGTTGGTGCTGGGATTGCTGCTTTGGAGTCCCTGTGAGGCAGACATCTACTTCGAGATGGCCACCTGCGCCTGTAACCTTCTGTACCAGCCGGTCTGTGCGAGCAACAATGAAACCTACTCGAACGAATGTGTCCTAAAGTGCGCTACCGAAACACCCACCGGTCGCCGGATTGGTTTGCACAAGATTAAGGATGGGCACTGTAACGAAGAGTTTTAA